The following are from one region of the Paenibacillus sabinae T27 genome:
- a CDS encoding UvrB/UvrC motif-containing protein, with the protein MVCQECGVRPATLHFTKIVNGEKTEFHICESCAREKGELIPGTSGGFSIHSLLSGLLDLEGAGKGKTAAASTAQGVRCEECGMTYGQFSKLGRFGCSSCYKYFDKGLDPLFKRVHGSTAHVGKVPKRAGAKIQFRRQIDELKGQLQQAIEQEEFEKAAEFRDQIRKLEKEIAQE; encoded by the coding sequence ATGGTTTGTCAAGAGTGCGGTGTAAGACCGGCTACGCTTCATTTCACCAAGATCGTGAATGGAGAGAAGACGGAATTTCATATTTGCGAGAGCTGTGCAAGGGAAAAAGGAGAATTGATTCCCGGTACGTCAGGCGGTTTCTCCATTCACAGTCTGCTGTCCGGGCTCTTGGATCTGGAGGGGGCCGGCAAAGGGAAAACCGCGGCCGCTTCGACGGCTCAAGGCGTTCGGTGTGAGGAATGCGGCATGACCTACGGGCAGTTCAGCAAGCTCGGCCGCTTCGGATGCAGCTCCTGCTACAAATATTTTGACAAGGGGCTCGACCCGCTCTTCAAAAGAGTGCATGGCAGCACTGCCCATGTCGGCAAGGTTCCTAAACGCGCCGGCGCGAAAATTCAGTTCAGACGCCAAATCGATGAACTGAAGGGGCAGCTGCAGCAGGCCATCGAGCAGGAGGAGTTCGAAAAAGCGGCTGAATTCAGAGATCAGATCCGCAAACTTGAAAAAGAAATTGCACAAGAGTAA
- a CDS encoding MFS transporter — protein MRNQPTSTIAPSKLAAGEQRNLQQATIYRILLAVSFVHLFNDSIQAVIPAIFPILKSNMLLSYAQVGWISFALNVTSSVIQPVIGYAADRHPRPILLPLGMGSTLTGVLLLGYANNYVLVLLSVILIGFGSAAFHPEGMRVAHMAAGLKKGLSQSIFQVGGNAGQSLGPLLTKWVFIPFGQIGALGFTVVAAAGVLVQTYVARWYQEMLDAGYTFRKKTVSRAMDPARNKSILNATVILVILVFVRSWYGQAIGSYYTFYLMEKYGMVLDHAQNYIFMYLAAGAVGTLFGGPLADRFGRRNLILFSMVGTVPFALALPFASPFWAGVLLLIGGFVLLSSFSVTVIYAQMLYPGNIGTVSGLITGLAFGLGGIGSLFIGHMIDAVGITSVFIVCGFLPLLGLLALLLPGDGKLEEWAAE, from the coding sequence ATGAGAAATCAGCCGACGTCAACAATAGCCCCGTCAAAATTGGCGGCCGGTGAGCAGCGCAATCTTCAGCAAGCTACAATCTACCGTATACTCCTCGCCGTCAGCTTCGTTCACTTGTTCAATGATTCGATTCAGGCGGTGATTCCGGCGATTTTTCCGATCCTTAAGAGCAATATGCTTCTATCGTACGCTCAGGTCGGATGGATATCATTCGCGCTCAACGTCACTTCTTCGGTTATCCAACCGGTCATCGGCTATGCCGCCGACCGCCATCCGCGTCCAATCCTGCTTCCGCTTGGGATGGGCAGCACCTTAACGGGTGTTCTGCTGCTGGGTTACGCCAATAATTATGTGCTGGTGCTTCTTTCGGTTATTCTGATCGGCTTTGGCTCCGCGGCCTTTCATCCTGAAGGCATGCGTGTTGCACATATGGCGGCGGGACTGAAAAAGGGGCTGTCCCAATCGATTTTCCAGGTCGGGGGCAATGCTGGACAGTCTCTCGGTCCCCTGCTGACAAAATGGGTGTTCATCCCGTTTGGACAGATCGGCGCGTTGGGATTCACGGTGGTCGCCGCTGCTGGCGTCTTGGTGCAGACCTATGTAGCTCGTTGGTACCAAGAGATGCTGGACGCAGGGTATACCTTTCGCAAAAAAACCGTCTCCCGCGCAATGGACCCCGCCAGGAATAAAAGCATTCTGAATGCCACCGTCATTCTGGTCATCCTCGTCTTTGTGCGGTCATGGTACGGTCAGGCCATCGGCAGTTATTATACGTTCTATTTAATGGAGAAGTACGGTATGGTGCTGGATCATGCCCAGAATTATATTTTCATGTACTTGGCCGCCGGCGCGGTTGGTACTCTATTTGGCGGTCCACTGGCGGACCGGTTCGGACGGCGGAATCTCATCCTGTTCTCCATGGTCGGAACCGTGCCCTTCGCGCTCGCGCTTCCGTTCGCAAGCCCGTTTTGGGCAGGTGTGCTGCTGCTGATCGGCGGATTCGTTCTTTTGTCCAGTTTCTCGGTTACCGTCATTTACGCGCAAATGCTGTATCCCGGCAATATCGGCACCGTCTCCGGCCTGATTACCGGCCTCGCTTTTGGACTCGGCGGCATTGGCTCGCTGTTCATCGGCCACATGATCGATGCGGTAGGCATCACGAGCGTATTCATTGTCTGTGGCTTTCTTCCGCTTCTCGGACTTCTTGCCCTGCTTCTTCCGGGGGACGGTAAGCTTGAGGAGTGGGCGGCGGAGTAA
- a CDS encoding molybdopterin-dependent oxidoreductase: MANKALARIRKGYGKKLVTIHAWNAWLVLFLAVSGLMLLGAFWREWLGEGRVWLKWGHILAGLALLVPVAYYLLLAAKHWKRLNGKPGQKANVITVLALLLGWIVSGVVLWLFKVFGPRAANAALLAHDLFTWIGLPIIIYHSLTRTRWLKEPDKRSIRPEQDIKDAALPEKAEKAVSSPQPLYTRRGFLKAAVGAGLAVTLGPTFVRWMGRSLQLPSSEVPAAANANHLLPDPVPLPQSSPPIGGGAEGHFRVYTVTDIPSFDNSNWSFTVDGLVDNKLNWNWEQFVNLPREVQVSDFHCITGWSVYKNTWEGLPLAKLLDMASVQNGAASVKFYSGDGVYTDSLTLEQARMDDVLVAVMHDGKPITNELGGPVRLIVPQMYAYKSVKWLNRIELIEGEHVGYWEQRGYNTDAWLPGKTKI, from the coding sequence ATGGCAAACAAAGCGCTTGCGCGCATCCGAAAAGGCTATGGAAAAAAGCTTGTCACCATTCACGCATGGAACGCCTGGCTGGTACTGTTCTTGGCTGTAAGCGGCTTGATGCTGCTGGGCGCTTTTTGGAGGGAATGGCTGGGAGAAGGCCGCGTCTGGCTGAAATGGGGGCATATTCTGGCCGGGCTTGCGCTGCTCGTTCCGGTTGCCTATTATCTGCTGCTGGCGGCGAAGCATTGGAAACGGCTAAATGGGAAACCGGGGCAAAAAGCCAATGTTATCACGGTTCTTGCGCTGCTGCTAGGTTGGATCGTATCCGGTGTTGTCCTCTGGCTATTCAAAGTCTTTGGCCCTAGGGCGGCCAACGCCGCGCTGCTGGCGCATGATCTCTTCACATGGATCGGTCTGCCGATCATCATTTATCACTCGCTTACCCGCACCCGCTGGCTTAAAGAACCGGATAAACGGTCGATTCGGCCGGAACAAGATATCAAAGACGCAGCGCTTCCTGAAAAAGCTGAAAAAGCCGTTTCGTCGCCCCAGCCTCTATATACGCGGCGCGGCTTTCTCAAAGCTGCCGTCGGCGCGGGGCTGGCGGTTACGCTCGGACCTACTTTTGTCCGCTGGATGGGCCGGTCGCTGCAGCTGCCTTCGTCTGAAGTGCCTGCGGCGGCTAATGCCAACCACCTCCTGCCCGACCCCGTTCCGCTGCCGCAGTCTTCCCCGCCGATCGGAGGGGGCGCAGAAGGGCATTTTCGCGTGTATACGGTAACGGACATCCCCTCCTTCGACAATTCGAACTGGTCTTTTACGGTTGACGGTCTGGTGGACAACAAGCTGAACTGGAACTGGGAGCAGTTCGTGAATCTCCCGCGGGAGGTTCAGGTGAGCGATTTTCATTGTATTACGGGCTGGTCGGTGTATAAAAATACATGGGAAGGCCTCCCCCTTGCCAAGCTGCTCGACATGGCCTCCGTGCAAAATGGTGCTGCAAGCGTCAAATTTTATTCCGGAGACGGCGTTTACACCGATTCGCTGACGTTGGAGCAAGCGCGGATGGACGATGTGCTAGTCGCTGTTATGCACGACGGCAAGCCGATTACAAACGAGCTGGGCGGTCCCGTACGGCTTATCGTTCCGCAAATGTATGCCTATAAATCGGTAAAATGGCTTAATCGCATTGAACTGATCGAAGGCGAACATGTCGGCTACTGGGAACAGCGGGGCTATAATACCGATGCGTGGCTGCCGGGGAAAACGAAAATTTGA
- a CDS encoding ABC transporter permease yields MNLFSLSLSNIRHRLFLSFLTVCAIGATVAFIVLFSLFRDSVEQGAEKGYGPFDLVIGAQGSETQLVLNTFYHIGAPTGNIPASVLDQARSDSGVDKAYAMTTGDNYNGFPVVGIDPEYFLTRYGDRTLKAGQLYAKTGEAVVGSHVAQTLGLHVGDTFAGAHGLVEEGEHHSAEEATESHTGEGEEEHSHEGFKYTVIGILPTLNTPDDRAVFTTVDYAWAVHGLQGEDREITAVLVKPATLLGAHNLKQTLDGSGQVQAAYSSKAVSDVVNAVDQGSRLVEILAGLCVLLAAITILLSLIAAAGERTKDAGLLRLLGKPKSYVWMTLISEGLILTLTGLAAGFLAGHLSALLFREVLFAKAGVRINPYLWNADHGWIAAGTIALGLLASLIPAFRMYRLQPLALFKS; encoded by the coding sequence ATGAATCTTTTTTCATTGTCGCTGAGCAATATCCGGCATCGGCTTTTTCTTTCTTTTCTTACCGTCTGCGCGATCGGGGCGACCGTCGCTTTTATCGTTCTGTTTTCGCTTTTCCGGGATAGCGTCGAGCAGGGGGCGGAAAAAGGTTACGGCCCGTTCGATCTCGTCATTGGCGCACAGGGCAGCGAAACCCAGCTTGTACTGAATACGTTCTATCATATCGGCGCGCCTACCGGGAACATTCCGGCAAGCGTACTTGACCAGGCGCGAAGCGATTCGGGCGTGGACAAAGCTTACGCCATGACCACTGGTGACAACTATAACGGATTTCCGGTAGTCGGCATTGATCCGGAGTATTTTCTGACACGGTACGGCGACCGTACCCTGAAGGCAGGCCAGCTGTATGCCAAGACGGGCGAAGCGGTTGTCGGATCGCATGTCGCGCAGACGCTCGGTCTGCATGTGGGCGATACGTTCGCTGGCGCTCACGGTCTTGTGGAGGAAGGAGAGCATCATTCCGCTGAAGAGGCCACCGAGAGCCATACCGGTGAAGGAGAGGAAGAACATTCACATGAAGGCTTTAAATATACGGTGATCGGTATCCTTCCCACGCTGAACACACCGGATGACCGGGCGGTGTTCACGACCGTTGACTATGCCTGGGCGGTTCATGGGCTTCAAGGAGAGGATCGTGAGATTACGGCCGTTCTGGTGAAGCCTGCCACCTTACTTGGCGCGCATAATCTGAAGCAGACGCTTGATGGCAGCGGCCAAGTTCAGGCTGCATATTCAAGCAAGGCCGTGTCGGATGTAGTGAACGCGGTCGATCAAGGCTCCCGGCTTGTCGAAATATTGGCCGGCCTGTGTGTGCTTCTTGCCGCGATTACGATTCTGTTGTCTTTGATCGCCGCTGCCGGGGAGCGCACCAAAGATGCCGGTCTGCTGCGGCTGCTGGGCAAGCCGAAGAGTTATGTATGGATGACACTAATCAGTGAGGGTCTGATCCTGACGCTGACCGGTCTTGCGGCGGGCTTCCTTGCGGGACATTTGTCCGCGCTGCTCTTTAGAGAAGTGCTGTTTGCCAAAGCGGGAGTCCGAATCAACCCTTATTTGTGGAACGCCGATCACGGCTGGATTGCCGCAGGAACGATCGCGCTCGGGCTGCTGGCATCGCTGATTCCCGCCTTTCGGATGTACCGGCTTCAGCCGCTCGCTTTGTTTAAATCTTAG
- a CDS encoding ABC transporter ATP-binding protein, with amino-acid sequence MLQISGLSKSFRIDGRSLPILDIPSWQVEKGEKVAITGPSGSGKSTLLHLISGIAVPDKGEIYLEGQPLHQMTESQRDRLRSRSIGYVLQDFHLIPSLTASQNIEIAMNASMPAKQRKTLISEWLERVGLPDRAKHMPSQLSRGQQQRVAIVRALVNNPPLVLADEPTGSLDWETADEISRLLLDLSSSRQQTLIVVTHDLNMAERFPKCLDIRELNRVRKHAEHPAGREGVQEVSNG; translated from the coding sequence ATGCTTCAAATTTCCGGCCTGAGCAAAAGCTTCCGGATCGACGGACGCAGTCTGCCGATTCTGGATATTCCTTCTTGGCAGGTGGAAAAAGGTGAAAAGGTGGCGATTACCGGACCCAGCGGGTCCGGTAAAAGCACGTTGCTCCATTTAATCAGCGGAATTGCGGTGCCGGACAAGGGTGAGATTTACCTGGAAGGGCAGCCGCTGCACCAAATGACGGAATCGCAGCGGGATCGGCTGCGTTCCCGGAGCATCGGTTATGTGCTGCAGGATTTTCACCTGATTCCATCTCTTACCGCCAGCCAGAATATCGAAATCGCAATGAACGCCAGTATGCCCGCGAAGCAGAGAAAGACGCTCATCTCCGAGTGGTTGGAGAGAGTAGGCTTGCCTGACCGGGCGAAGCATATGCCTTCCCAATTGTCCCGGGGCCAGCAGCAGCGGGTGGCGATTGTCCGCGCGCTTGTGAACAATCCGCCGCTGGTACTTGCGGATGAGCCCACCGGCAGTCTGGACTGGGAGACCGCGGATGAAATTTCGCGGCTTTTGCTCGATCTGAGCTCTTCCAGGCAGCAGACCCTGATTGTCGTCACGCATGACCTGAACATGGCGGAGCGCTTTCCGAAATGTCTCGATATTAGGGAACTGAACCGCGTTCGGAAGCATGCCGAGCATCCAGCCGGGAGAGAGGGAGTACAGGAGGTAAGCAACGGATGA
- a CDS encoding GNAT family N-acetyltransferase — protein sequence MEIRQLRSDEFDASLSLSEYAFQYKLSADDRAKAQERFKPERVWGIFDDSGLAAKFTLLPFQSYIQGRPLLMGGIAGVATWPENRRQGLVAKLLAHALIKMNEAGQTLSCLHPFYVPFYRKFGWEVYCEYKKYTIPSGKFPEKVQVEGWVKRDEGELDVLDDLYRKFASKYNGTLVRDKEWWEKSVLDDDGHSAVYYSQEGETEGYALYNIQNRELVIDEFVYANGRARSGLWNYFANHDSMVTQAHLKMVPADDNLPFLLPDPRIAQENHPYFMARIVNVKAFVEQLSFVATGNSGSITLSVADNLAPWNNGLWTLSVDGQGKPSLQALQSEPGGEETAACGIGTLTAMLLGYKRPLDMYQAGLLTGNICSVSWLEERIPQAQTALFDFF from the coding sequence ATGGAAATCCGTCAGCTTCGCTCGGACGAGTTTGACGCAAGTCTGAGTCTCTCTGAGTATGCGTTTCAATACAAGCTTTCGGCCGATGACCGGGCTAAGGCGCAGGAGAGATTTAAGCCCGAGCGTGTTTGGGGCATTTTTGATGATAGCGGTCTTGCCGCCAAATTTACGCTGCTGCCGTTTCAATCCTACATACAAGGCCGTCCGCTGCTTATGGGGGGCATCGCCGGAGTGGCGACATGGCCGGAGAATAGAAGACAGGGTCTGGTGGCCAAGCTTTTGGCCCATGCACTGATTAAGATGAATGAAGCCGGTCAGACGCTGTCCTGTCTGCACCCGTTCTATGTTCCTTTTTACCGTAAGTTTGGTTGGGAAGTGTACTGTGAGTACAAGAAATATACGATTCCTTCCGGCAAATTTCCGGAGAAGGTTCAAGTGGAGGGATGGGTCAAGCGTGATGAAGGGGAACTAGATGTCCTGGATGATCTGTACCGAAAGTTTGCTTCCAAATATAACGGAACTCTCGTAAGAGACAAGGAATGGTGGGAGAAATCCGTGCTGGATGACGACGGTCATAGTGCCGTTTATTATTCGCAGGAGGGCGAAACTGAAGGATATGCGCTTTATAATATCCAGAACCGGGAACTGGTCATCGATGAATTCGTGTATGCCAACGGACGCGCCCGCAGCGGGCTGTGGAATTATTTTGCCAATCATGATTCAATGGTGACTCAAGCACATCTAAAAATGGTGCCGGCTGACGACAATCTGCCGTTCCTGCTGCCTGATCCGCGGATTGCGCAAGAGAATCATCCTTATTTTATGGCCCGCATTGTGAACGTTAAGGCATTTGTCGAACAATTGTCATTTGTCGCCACTGGCAACTCAGGAAGCATAACCCTTTCGGTCGCGGACAACCTTGCGCCGTGGAATAACGGACTCTGGACTCTCAGCGTAGATGGCCAAGGAAAGCCGTCACTTCAGGCACTCCAAAGTGAGCCCGGAGGAGAAGAAACGGCAGCCTGCGGCATCGGAACGTTAACCGCCATGCTGCTTGGATACAAAAGACCGCTGGACATGTATCAAGCCGGACTGCTTACGGGTAATATATGTTCAGTATCCTGGTTGGAGGAACGGATTCCGCAGGCTCAAACAGCATTGTTTGATTTTTTCTGA
- a CDS encoding CtsR family transcriptional regulator, with amino-acid sequence MRNISDIIEQYLKNILHESPEGTVEIQRNDLADHFSCVPSQINYVISTRFTLEKGYLVESKRGGGGYIRIQRIELPQHSALHTHLNQTIGSGIDQSTAEGLIYQLEEAGFLTRREACLMRAAISRECLAIKLPHRDEIRSKLMKAMLISLLSK; translated from the coding sequence ATGCGTAATATCTCTGATATCATTGAACAATATCTGAAGAATATTTTGCATGAAAGTCCCGAAGGCACAGTCGAAATTCAACGCAACGATCTGGCGGACCACTTCTCTTGCGTACCCTCCCAGATCAATTATGTAATCAGCACCCGCTTTACCCTTGAGAAAGGCTATTTGGTGGAGAGCAAACGCGGCGGTGGCGGATATATCCGCATTCAGCGTATTGAGCTTCCCCAGCATTCGGCGCTGCATACGCACCTTAACCAAACGATCGGCTCGGGGATCGACCAGAGTACGGCTGAGGGGCTTATATATCAGCTCGAAGAAGCCGGCTTTTTGACCCGACGCGAAGCCTGCCTTATGCGCGCCGCCATTTCGCGAGAATGCCTTGCGATCAAGCTCCCCCATCGGGACGAGATTCGTTCCAAATTGATGAAGGCGATGCTGATCTCATTGCTTAGCAAATAA